Part of the Acidimicrobiales bacterium genome is shown below.
CGGCCGCCGGGCCGGAAGCCGGCCGCCTCGATGGCCTTCTTCCACTTCCGCCGGAGGACCACGAGCGTCCGCAGGGTCGGCGACAGCACCGTCAGGACGAGCCCGCCCGGGCCGCACCACCTCGGGAGGGGCTCGTCCTCCTCCGGGGGCACCATGACCCGGTCGCCGCCGAAGGCCCCGTTCCAGGCGATGCCCTTCTCGTCGAGCAGGGCCCCGAGGAACTCCCCCTGCTCGGGCCCCAGGCGCTCGGGCACCTTGCGCTCGCCGAGGCCGGCCAGGTGGTTCCAGTCGTTGAACCACACGTCGGCCGGGGCGATGCCCACTTCCTCGTCCTGGAGGAGCTTGACGACACCCTCGATGTGGTCGCCGTCGACGTGGGTCACGACCAGCAGGTCGATCTTCCGCCGGCGGGGCGTCCCCGTGGCGGGCAGCCGGAGGAGCCGTCGGCGGATCGCCGGGTAGGCCGTCTCGGGGCCGGCGTCGAACAGGACCCGGTGCCGCGGCGTCGCCCCCTCCCCGTACTCGACCAGGAGGCAGTCGCCGTGCTCGGCGGGCAGCATCTCGAAGCGCAGCACGTCAGCCGTCCGCCGTCACCCCGAGACGCCAGTCGGCGTCCCCGTTGGCCACGAGGAGGAGGCCGAGGACAAGCCCCTCGCCCACCAGCGCACGGCGGGCCTGCAGCATCACCTCGCCGAAGGTGGTGGCGGCGCCCGCCGCCCGAGTCGCGTCGCCGAGCGCCCGCACCACCGCCTCGGCGGCGCGCGCCGCCTCCTCGGGGATCACCGGGCCCAGCGTCGCCACCACGACGCTCGCCCCGGCCGCCCGGAACTCGCCGGCGAAGCTGTCGATGGGGGTGCGGTCGAGGGCGGTGTTGCAGCCGACCAGCAGGACGACGGGGCCGGGCCGCCTCTCGCCCACGTACCGGAGCTCGATCCCCCCGGCCGGCAGCAGGCTGGTGCCGAGCTCGAGGCAGCTGAGGGCGGGGTCCACCGAGGCGTCCTCCTCGTGGTGGGGGAGGGCCACCAGGACGCCGGGCTCGGCCTCGCGGACGAGCGAGGTCCACTCCCTCCAC
Proteins encoded:
- a CDS encoding MBL fold metallo-hydrolase, with translation MLRFEMLPAEHGDCLLVEYGEGATPRHRVLFDAGPETAYPAIRRRLLRLPATGTPRRRKIDLLVVTHVDGDHIEGVVKLLQDEEVGIAPADVWFNDWNHLAGLGERKVPERLGPEQGEFLGALLDEKGIAWNGAFGGDRVMVPPEEDEPLPRWCGPGGLVLTVLSPTLRTLVVLRRKWKKAIEAAGFRPGGRQDALAQFAERRWARAPSPPRLGDEGRRSTLDSSEANGSSIAVLAEFGGRSLLLSGDAFPDVLRASIERLARQRGLPSDEPFAVDVFKLAHHGSTRNMTPQLMDAVAASAYAVSSSGARFRHPDREALDLVVGGHRGAGEPTLLFNYASRFTEVWRDRPGVTARYGEDAMVELET